The genomic region CGTCCTGCGGATTGAACCTTGACGAGAGACCGCCACAGGCGTGGCGGGTCCTCGTCGCGAGCATTTGTCCAATTCTGAAAAGTCCGATGACGACCCAGGCAAGCTGACCGCGCCCACGATGACGCAATCCGGCAACGATATCCGTGCCGACCGTTGACATAAAACGCACCGGCCACACGCAAAATCGTGCAAGGTTCGAGTATGTCCAGCCAATCTCATAACGCTAAAAGAACATGCGGAAGCCGTAGCCGGGCGCTAGCTTGCGTAGCTAGACCCGCTCCAGTTCTCTTTCACCGTTTCCATGGCGACATTCGTCGATGTGCTCGCCACAAACGGCAAGTTTGAAATCCGTTCGCCAAGTACGTGTCTATAGCGGCGTATGTCACGCGTCCTGATCTTGAGCAAATAATCAAAGCGTCCGGCAATCATGTGACATTCCTCGACTTCCTTGATCTTCTTGACTGCCGCATTGAAGGCGCGAAGCGCATCTTCCTGAGTGTTTGAGAGTTTGACCTCCGCAAAGGCTATATGCTCCAGATTCAGTTTCGAGGGGTTGATGACGGCTTTGAACCCTTCAATGTAGCCGTCAACAATGAGCCGTTTAAATCGCAGCTGGCAAGGCGTCTTAGAAAGCCCGACGCGCGCCGCAAGATCGGTGATCGACATCCTTCCGTCGTCG from Rhizobium gallicum bv. gallicum R602sp harbors:
- a CDS encoding Lrp/AsnC family transcriptional regulator, coding for MTKDEHEISELDLFDRKILEALSDDGRMSITDLAARVGLSKTPCQLRFKRLIVDGYIEGFKAVINPSKLNLEHIAFAEVKLSNTQEDALRAFNAAVKKIKEVEECHMIAGRFDYLLKIRTRDIRRYRHVLGERISNLPFVASTSTNVAMETVKENWSGSSYAS